The following nucleotide sequence is from Juglans microcarpa x Juglans regia isolate MS1-56 chromosome 6D, Jm3101_v1.0, whole genome shotgun sequence.
GACTTCCATTGAAATTATTCTTTAGATTATATATTAAGTTGGGAATTCAATCAACAGCCCAGTTTCTCACGAAACCCAGTTATGATAATTCAGTTGTCAGCCGATCATATTGTCTATGAtgcaaaaaaatggagagagtcAGAGCAAATGATGCATGTGGATGAGAATAAGGAACCAGTGGGCCCAACTCAATGAGGAGacgagaggagaggagaggaaggaCCCACATGAATATTTTAgcaatcttaaaatttaacATTTGCTGAGAAGAATATACTTTGGCATTTATACCCCATGTCTTGGTCAACATCTTACTAcagttttattctctttttattgatggattttagatattatatattttattgtatacattttattatgttttacagttaaaataaaaacaaaaattatatttatatttatttcattaatgatgtgatttttttataaaaaaaaaaaaagataaattaggTAGCTATGAACTTGCAGATGTTCAGTGTTATTTTCCCTGCATTTGCTTAAGTGCCTtcgtttgtaattttgtatttttatccGGTAGCGGTTATTAGAGTTCTgttatgtataattatttttatatattttattaaaatagttatttcatattaaaaaatataataccgtcaattatattaatagaacgtataaagagtatttaaataaatgtacataaaatttttattaatttataaaataaaataaattgcccTTATCAATTTATTGAAAATGTTGACAGCTGAGAGGTAGAAGCAGTAGTAGTACGAAAAGGTAATTTGCAAAAAATGTATCTCTCATAACTCAGAGGTTGCTTTTTTATCGTAATGCGATCAGAATATTGTAAGGTATAGGTTACCTTGTGTGGGGCCAAGTAAAaggacaataaaaataaaaataatctgtGGAGATTTTCCACTTTGTACTCAAGATTatcccatcttttttttttatccatagattccatactttaaattctcaaaattatcaCTTTTATGGTGAGCTTGGATGGCAAGATTTGCATCgggattattattaaaattggaattgaaactttccaaataagattttaagctttttaaaattgtgattatttaaaatctaaatctaaatctaaatttatatccaaatccaaattcttATATCCTGACACAACCTTAGTCAATCCACAACCATCCCTCTATTTGTTTCGTTAAATCAGGCAAAACTCTAGGTGAAATATTTCTATGGTGAAATATCTAAAATGCTTTGATTTTGAATAGATCTTTCAAGAAATAATTTTAcccattttaattataaagaaaaattcttcttaattACTATTCACCATCCCATAcctcacaccttataaaaaagttatagatatAGGATGTGagagtaaatagtgactgatgtataacattcatctaattattattttttgataagtaacattcctctaattataaatatatgaaagtGACTGAGTCAGTCACTGTATAGGGATGGTGATCCTCAAGCTAGTTAATCGATgcttttgaatttgttttgctaagaataatgatatacttacaattttttttataattattttataactaattttaaacTAACCAATATAATTGTATCAGTTcatttaaagataattttaattttgtgccTAAGATtaatttaaagtaaaattataaaatagttgtggACTAATTACagatttatcattttccttttacgTATCTATGTCTTTCAATACATCTTATGTAATCCTAGATACCAAGACATATTAATTCCATATTACCAGAGACATGCAATGAATCATgagtcttttttgttttttgggtctCCAATCCACACTTTCTTGTCAATATCCTCCTAGGCTGTTGGCCGTTGTTGCACTGTTCTAGCATTTCCATTCACTTTCCCCTTCACATGGCAGATTTTGCGAAGATGCATTGCAAAAGAAGTTAAAACTCTTTAAAACATCAGCCACAGTTTGTATGAAACTACTCAGATTCCGATCATTCACTGTCACTGCATTTACTATCTATCTGCAACGCATCTCCTTCTGGCATGCCTATTTGCAGACCCAACTCTTTATTACTGAACTCCTATCCTATGCAAATGCAGACACAACTCTTCTTGATTTGCACGTAAACAATGCTTGGTGGAGATTAGAGAAAAGAGGATTAGATTAGAATTAGGTAATTTTAGGTGTCttggttttatttatatattatttatttataggcataattgattttttaatatatataatcattttttcttcctttcctaGTCtctaatatttacatatatatatatatattatattatattatattatataataattaatatatgtagACGGTGGACGTAACCCGCTTTCTTCATTGTTGCGCTATAAAACATACGAACCGCTTCTCTCGCCgaagcttctctctctctccgaaaTCAAGCTTTATTATCTCCTTCCCAAAGCTTTCGTTAATCCTCTCTGCATCTGTCTGAAGATTGTGTCTTTTTCTCCCGGCGAGATCGTGGATCGCCTTCTCTACGATCACAAGTGAGTATTTTATGCTGCGAATTCTTATCCTATCTTCAAAGTTCAACATGATCTGTAATAAAATAACGGTAAAAtcttttattctcttttatttttttcttcttgaaattTCCGTAAAGGGTTCAATATTATATGTTTGGTTTCCTGGAAACCGGGGAAAGATGATGAAAGGAAAGGGATTTTTTAAGTGatgataaattttcttctggGTGTACAAGAGTTGGGATAAAAATCGTATGAACAGCACATACTCTTCGATgtatttgttgtttttaaatttcGGCATGATCGTTAACAAAATAACGCTGaaatctttaatatttttcttcaactttccaTAATGGGTTTCATTATccatttttatgttttcctgGAAAACTcgggaaagaagaagaagtgtgAAGGAAATTTGTTTGCATCTCGTGATAAATATCCTTCTAGGTATCAAAGAATTCGGTAAAAATCTTATCGACAATTCGtgttcttttatgtttttgtggttttgaaaaaaaattgagcatGATCgtactcttttttcttatttcaaaaAACACCAAAGAAAAGGCTTTGGCTTTCCTATCATCTGGTTTGATTACCCGGAAActggggaaagagagagggaagcgAAGGAAAAATTTGACTATTTCTGGGTAGCCAAGAAACTGGTAAAAATCgtaacttacataaaaaaaagttaaaaccgtatcaagattttttttttaatgttttaccATGGTGGAGCTCGTATTTTCCCTGCAATGAGACGggttactttttattttccccACTAGGCGAAAATCTGCTTGCAATTAAAAGTCAGCGTCTTTATTGGttgaattcaaatataaattttttagatgTTCTAACAAATGTAAGTCCTCTCTATGGGGTCATGATGGTAGAAAGAAAGCGGGTTGTCATGCAGTCTTTGTTTGGTAAAATTGTTGGGCGTTTTATGCAAGTGAGGTTTTCATCATTTGGCGAGAGCGCCATTCTCTTTGTTTGTTGTTTACAGTGAAGGTTGCGCCATTCATTGTTatagtggagagagagagaaaaaacaaatagaaaattagATCCTAGAATTTGGCTTTCTAGAAATACTAGCAGAAGGAGCGAtagaaaatttttcaaataggAGCTTCGAGGTGGTATCTAGAAAGACCATGTTTAAGAGTAGAAATTATTGACATGCATGGATGATTCTCATATTGATCGGGAGGTCTCTGAGCTTACCTTATGGATTTTGGAGGAGATAATGCagatcaaattttattaaaattgaggCTTAGTAACTGTAGTGGGACCGTTGCCATTTTAGACTGAAGTGCTGTAGAATCTCTATTCCTCTATGTCAATGCTTCtgtttctttttccccttattGGTGTTTTATAACTGGAAAAAGATCATTCCAATTCTAGAACATCCATTTAGGAACTTTGCACACCTTGTGGGAGCACTCCTTTTTTTTGCAACTTGTTGAATGAAATCCTGAAAGAAGGAATATGGAGCCAAAATAGGGATGGTACATAGTAGTGGCCTTGTAGGTTGAGTTCCTCACTTCCCTGCACCATATCTTGTGTAGAATCTGGGATGCTTAACAGGAAGCTATAGTTAAACATGAGGGGAATCTAATCTCATATCACATATTCTAGTTTTGAAggtctttttaatttctttgctGGGTGATGGGGATGTATGGTCAATCACCTGACAAGTTGAATAGCAGCacataaacatttttatatCTTGAATCGGTGCCTATTCACCAATAGTTATGGTTATTGCTTTTGCGTATATTGTGGGGCATCATTCTCCTGACTTGACTGATTTTTGTCAGTATTGTGGGCCCGTGGCTTGAAAGCAGGTAATTCAAGATGGGGCAGAGAAATATATTATGTCCTAATCAGATGATTGGTTTTGAACCAGATCGGAATGGCCAGAATTATCTCCATCCTGATCCTTGCATCCTTTTCGGGGCCAATACAAACTTTGCACAACCCAATATTCGGAATATGGTATCATCTTCAGGGAGCATAGCTAATGTTGACCTCCAATATTCAGTGGAGCACTGCAACAATCCCATGATCTATGGGATGCCACAGTACAATGGAATGCAGCGTCATCCTAATCTCGATTTGGCTGTTGCACCTGCAGCCAACTATTATTATTCTTACATGACACCATCATCTGGTGGTGGGGCATTACCTGCTCCCCGAAGCCATGGGGCCTCTGGTCAGTTGCCATCTTCTAGCAGTTATGGAGTCATTGGAATATCCGCAGATGAGCATGGAAGCAACGGTCACTTTACAGATGACATCAGGGGTCCATGCAAGAGAAAATATGCTGAAGGAATTCCGgggagttttcaacataatgaTGTCTCGTCAAGCTCTAGTTCTTCAGCTTCCCCTTTGAATACAAGGCATCCTGATGGGGTTTCTGTGATGGACGCTACCTCTTTTGACCTGTCTCTGCACAGAGGGGCAGGTACTCCATCACTCATGGAAGTAGGACCGCAGAGTAGTTTGAGGAACAGATCAGGTGCTACTGGGATGGATTCTCTTATGATGCATGAACACAATCATTTGGTTCAAGGAAATTATTTGGGACAGCCTTTTCAACCAGCGGGTGCTCTCTGGTTGGACCAACAGTTGAGCAGCACGTCTGGTGATGGAGGTACCTGGAACCAGCCTCCTGCAATGCCTTATGTGCACGGTTAATCACTCTTTCTTCAAGTCATTTCTCCTTTTCAGAGCTCCATTTGTATGAGCGGTAGTAATTTTATGTCAGAAAACTCATGTTTCTTATTGGTTTGCAACAAGCTATTTGTAGGTTTACATGATGGAATTagcaatttaaaaatcaagacGATCAAGTTATAGATTTTGTCCTGTTCtgtatctttaatttattttagaatgTTAAAGCAGTTCCAGATCTTTGTATGGATCTAATGAAACCTATTCTGATAAGCATGGTTGTTTCTAttcgaacccattgaagcctaATTATATTGCTCGACATTTTGGACTAAGATACCTGTCTCCTCATTCCTCTTAGGGAGCAATGCCAATGGAGGTTCTATGGAGACTCGCAGCATGGGTGTGCCAGGATATCATGATGCAGCTAGCAACAGAACTCCCCCTAGTTTCCAGCATCCTCCTCCCGTCAATCACCGCCACCACAGCCATCACCATCCAAGCCCGCCAATGCTAGGAGTGAGGGGCCCGAATATTAACTTTCAACCCCAAGTAGCTGCACCTGTATATAGAGGTTCTACAAATTCTTCTCGCAGCACTCTGAATCCTGTTCAGAACAGTTTTGAGATGGATCTTAGGCATCTGGGATCCGTTCTACCAACTGGGCTTCGGATGTACCGTCCTCACAGAGGGGGATTTGTGCCAGAGGCAAACCTTAGACATCGCAACCTGCCACACCTGAGAGTTCTGCAGGCTGAAGTATTATTCTTTACTAATTTTCgttctttctctattttaattgaaataagCGGGTGGTCTTTTATTTGGAACGGAACATTCATGTTACTTGTTTATACAAACTGGCTTAACTCTTGGCTTGATGTGTAGGAAACTGCCATACTAGATATGCCAGACTTTTATGAGGTGGGGAATTTGATGGACCATCACAGAGACATGAGGCTGGATATAGAGCACATGTCTTATGAGGTTAGCGGAGGATGTTTGGTTTGGTATAGCTCTTGCTAGGAAATGAGTACGCGTATAGATAATGGAAGCTGAGTGTTTGGTAGCTTAAAGATTACTGCTTTGATCTTGAATTTGTATAGATTTCAGAGACCTctatattaactttttttttttttttttaacttggcaTTTCTAATTTCCTCAGGACCTTCTTGCTTTGGGGGAACAGATTGGGAATGTGAGCACCGGGTTGTCAGAGGAAACTGTCACAAGTCAATTAAGGACAAAAACCTATGCATCATCTGCTTCTGTTATAAATCTGGAGGAGGCAGCTTCTGGGGATCAGGAAGTTGATTCTTGCATTATATGCCAGGTACCTTAAAACATGCTGTTTAGtgatataaaagttgaattgtattTTGCTCATATTTCTATGAGGTATCCTGGCCTTGTTACTCAATTCAAGATATGTTTCAGaatcttttattgttttttctttatcatcGAAAATCCCATATTCCTCGGTAACATATGGGTTTCTCTTGATTTTGCAGGATGAATATCAGAACCAAGAGAAAATTGGTATTCTTGATTGTGGGCATGAATATCATGCGGGTTGCTTGAAGAAGTGGCTGCTCCTGAAGAATGCCTGCCCCATCTGCAAATCCGAAGCACTGACCACAGGAAGGAAGGATGTATAGAGATGGGACGAAAATTggaagatcaagagaaaaactCTTCCATTTTGTCTTTTCACTTTTAAGCTAATTATCTTAGCAAGTTTATATTTTGTACATGTACGTTAGGATATATATGACTATTGGTTGTATTATCCGACTCATTTATTTGTTGGCTCATGAGAACAACGGGTCTCGTGCCTTAAACAAAAACTGTACAGACTTTCTCATGATCTGTATACTCTATTCTATCACATTCTTGTTCTTTCATGTGTTGATATATAATGGTGTGTTGATTTATTGTTActtataaaacaaaactaatataGGCTTTTGCTATCAATGTCTTATGCTTGCAGTTATATGATATCTGTTTGTATACGTAGAGTGCACAAGACTCTGCAAGGAACAGAGttgctttcctttttctcttataaaaatCTTCACCACTTTGATACGTATGGTTTCCTTTTTCTTGAGATTGTTTAtgttgaagtttgaaaaagtgaTGAGATCCATTGAAATGTTGTTTAGAGAGAGCTTTTTGTGAGAGGTCCATTGAAATGGACAAACTTGTCTTGATACGCCAATTTCTCCACCCCCTTTGTCTTAGTCACGATGCATTTTGTCGAACTTCTCCCAAACACCAACAGATTGTTGAGAATGAAGGATGCAAGTCTGCCTTGAATGATGGATTCTCCAACAGTTTCCGTCACTGTTAGCACCAGCAACACCGCTTGTGTTACACATTTCTCGAGCTTGTAACAAGCATGTTTGGACagagagtaatgctatatgtaGTCATAGAGTGCGAAGCGTCatgcagtcactttgaaaaagagtaggcttcactgttaaaaaattattattttttcatgtgggtctcatatttattcactttttttccaAGTGATAGcacggcgcttgcacactcataaatacaactatcatttctattAGAGAggtaaataattttcataattatcaaaacttcttgtaatttcatttctaaacagACTTGACAATTGTGTTTttattaatgtataaattagGAATAGACTTGCTACAATTGATATTTACGAATGCAAAGTAAGGTTGTGCAAACCCTCCGCCCACTCCGACTCTATTCGACCTCCACTCTGATTCTGACTCCGACGGAGCCGAAGCAGTCGGAATgtggagtcggagttggagtttgGAGCTTCATGGAGCTCTgaactccaattttttttttttttttaaatccagaaCTAAATGACGCCGTTCCACATAATGTGGAACAACGTTGTTTCTTCACACGGGGATCCAAAACGCAGGACCCCTCTTCTTCATTCTTCCCCTCACTCTCTTTCCCTTCTGAATCTCTCATCTGAATCTTCTTCTCCATTCTCTGTTCCCTCTTTAAGCCTTCGTTCCCGTTCACTTCTCAGGCCAACCTCCGTTCCTGTTTGCTATCGTCTGTGCCGTTCAGCTGTTTCGACACTGTAACTCGTAAGTGTAGTCTGACTccgagccctaaattaattaattttcgcaattattattttttgccaTGATGTTGATTGTTGGGTTGCCTGTAATTAGTTGTTGTGGGGTGAACAACTCACTGTATGTTGATTTAAAGTGGCTTAGCTGTGTCTCTCTCACTCATGAATTCATTGTGACCTAGTTGCTTAGGCCTTTTGATTTGGATTATATCATGGTATATGGTTCCAAATGTTAAGAATATTGGAGAATGTTTACTtactaaaaaaattgtttgaagtaTCGGAGAATCTGTCTTTGTTAAAAACAGTTGATTGAAGTTTCAGAATGAAGTAAAGGACTCCCAAATTTGCTGGCTAGTTGTTTCTAATAATATAGGTTAAGATCATTTGCCAATATTCTTGTCAATTTCCATGTCTCAGTATCCAGTAATAGATAAAGGTGCGCTTTTGTTCTACAGACATGCCCTTTTGTTTGCATTCTGCGTTTGT
It contains:
- the LOC121234620 gene encoding probable E3 ubiquitin-protein ligase ZFP1 isoform X2; its protein translation is MGQRNILCPNQMIGFEPDRNGQNYLHPDPCILFGANTNFAQPNIRNMVSSSGSIANVDLQYSVEHCNNPMIYGMPQYNGMQRHPNLDLAVAPAANYYYSYMTPSSGGGALPAPRSHGASGQLPSSSSYGVIGISADEHGSNGHFTDDIRGPCKRKYAEGIPGSFQHNDVSSSSSSSASPLNTRHPDGVSVMDATSFDLSLHRGAGTPSLMEVGPQSSLRNRSGATGMDSLMMHEHNHLVQGNYLGQPFQPAGALWLDQQLSSTSGDGGSNANGGSMETRSMGVPGYHDAASNRTPPSFQHPPPVNHRHHSHHHPSPPMLGVRGPNINFQPQVAAPVYRGSTNSSRSTLNPVQNSFEMDLRHLGSVLPTGLRMYRPHRGGFVPEANLRHRNLPHLRVLQAEETAILDMPDFYEVGNLMDHHRDMRLDIEHMSYEDLLALGEQIGNVSTGLSEETVTSQLRTKTYASSASVINLEEAASGDQEVDSCIICQDEYQNQEKIGILDCGHEYHAGCLKKWLLLKNACPICKSEALTTGRKDV
- the LOC121234620 gene encoding probable E3 ubiquitin-protein ligase ZFP1 isoform X3; translated protein: MVSSSGSIANVDLQYSVEHCNNPMIYGMPQYNGMQRHPNLDLAVAPAANYYYSYMTPSSGGGALPAPRSHGASGQLPSSSSYGVIGISADEHGSNGHFTDDIRGPCKRKYAEGIPGSFQHNDVSSSSSSSASPLNTRHPDGVSVMDATSFDLSLHRGAGTPSLMEVGPQSSLRNRSGATGMDSLMMHEHNHLVQGNYLGQPFQPAGALWLDQQLSSTSGDGGTWNQPPAMPYVHGSNANGGSMETRSMGVPGYHDAASNRTPPSFQHPPPVNHRHHSHHHPSPPMLGVRGPNINFQPQVAAPVYRGSTNSSRSTLNPVQNSFEMDLRHLGSVLPTGLRMYRPHRGGFVPEANLRHRNLPHLRVLQAEETAILDMPDFYEVGNLMDHHRDMRLDIEHMSYEDLLALGEQIGNVSTGLSEETVTSQLRTKTYASSASVINLEEAASGDQEVDSCIICQDEYQNQEKIGILDCGHEYHAGCLKKWLLLKNACPICKSEALTTGRKDV
- the LOC121234620 gene encoding probable E3 ubiquitin-protein ligase ZFP1 isoform X1, encoding MGQRNILCPNQMIGFEPDRNGQNYLHPDPCILFGANTNFAQPNIRNMVSSSGSIANVDLQYSVEHCNNPMIYGMPQYNGMQRHPNLDLAVAPAANYYYSYMTPSSGGGALPAPRSHGASGQLPSSSSYGVIGISADEHGSNGHFTDDIRGPCKRKYAEGIPGSFQHNDVSSSSSSSASPLNTRHPDGVSVMDATSFDLSLHRGAGTPSLMEVGPQSSLRNRSGATGMDSLMMHEHNHLVQGNYLGQPFQPAGALWLDQQLSSTSGDGGTWNQPPAMPYVHGSNANGGSMETRSMGVPGYHDAASNRTPPSFQHPPPVNHRHHSHHHPSPPMLGVRGPNINFQPQVAAPVYRGSTNSSRSTLNPVQNSFEMDLRHLGSVLPTGLRMYRPHRGGFVPEANLRHRNLPHLRVLQAEETAILDMPDFYEVGNLMDHHRDMRLDIEHMSYEDLLALGEQIGNVSTGLSEETVTSQLRTKTYASSASVINLEEAASGDQEVDSCIICQDEYQNQEKIGILDCGHEYHAGCLKKWLLLKNACPICKSEALTTGRKDV